CAACACTGACCGCACCGACACAGTGTGCACACCACCACACCaccacacgcatgcacacacaagcacacataccacacacatacatgcacccaGGTACGGACACGCACACCCGGGCAGAGATGCTCTCATTCTCATGCACGGATACACACTATGCATATGGAAACATGTATGTGCGCACACACGAGCATGCATCTGCACTTACACGCACCGCATACGCACAGATGGACATTCATGCATTCACACAAGCATGCTCATGCACACGCACCACACACTcacgcatacatgcacacacgtgtgcacacaccctCAGCCAAATCAGGTCAGTGATGGCCATCCTTTTCCCTTCTCTGCAAAATCGACAGCACGACCGAGGAGAACACTTTCCGTTTGCCAGATCCTATCTCCAAACTCTCTCCACCCATGTCTGcgccaccccgcccccgccccgcctcccctaCAGTGACAGAGAACAAGCTGTGCCTTCCTCATGAAATGAACCTCCAAGAGGCTGGCCCCACCCCTCCGCCCATGCCCACCTCTGGGGGAGAACAGGCTGCCCTCTGCCACCCCCAGTCCCAGAATCTGCATTGAGTCTCGAGTGTGGATCCATGTGCCCTCGGGGTGCAGAGGAGGGCCCGTCCACCTCCCTGGTCAGCCTTGCTATGGATAGCCAACCTGGACCATGGGACCTGGCTTCCAGAAACCCTGAGGGTGGCGGCCAGACACAGCTTgctttacttctttaaaaacaacaacagcaatgtctCTCTTGATTTAGTGGTTTCAAACGACAAAGCAGATCAGGCAAACAGGTCAGTCAGGAGGGGgtttggaggggagggaggaaggggctcCTCCAGACCAGGCTCTATTGAGACGGGGAGGAGCcacagcctgggaggctgcagggacggagaaaataatattatatattagttaaataaaaataacttaaaagtcACTGATACTACTCCAAAGAGAAGTACTTGATGTCAGGGGGCCAGCAGTCTACCCCCACGAGCGGGCGGCCAGGCGTCTGCTCTCGCTCCTAGTGGTTTGACTCTCTAAGCCAGTGCTGGTGTAGGTCAGCCCACACAGAGCCCGTGTGGTCATGAAGGTGTGCCCGCTGCTCCTCAGAGGGCACCCAGCGCACGACAGGCGGCTGGTGACTTGGGGGGACGGAACTTGGAAAGCATCCGTGCAAAGCTCTCAGGTCACGGGGAGGGACGAGCAGGGAGGACGCAGAGACCAGACTGGGCCTctgagaggaggagacagagggctGGAGACGGCCAATGCAGCCCGCCCCCAGGCCTCTGCCCCCGCCTTGCAGCCAAGCGTGCTGGGGGCGCCCAGGCCAGGGACTCGGCCCCCGCAGCGCTACCACCCTCAGCTGGCACGCACGGCCCGTGCCCCTGCAGCGGCCCGCCAGGCGCGGGGGCTCAGCCCTTGCAGGTGTAGACCTCCTCCCGCTGGGTGCACTGCCTGCACTCCACGTAGCAGCACCAGCGCACCTGGCACTGGCAAGGCCGGGTCACCACCCGACTCTGTGTGTTGTGGCCGCGCCCGCAGCAGATGCTCTCGCAGTTCTTCTCACGGTGGCACCTGCGGCCGGCAGTGCCTGGGGAGAAGCGGCCAGCCACGCAGAAGCTGGGGGAGTCGTCCAGGTGCACCAGCTCCGGCGTGCGGGGCAGGGGATCGCCGCCGCCCGCCCCGGCGGCCCGGCCCCGTGGCGGCGAGATGGCGCCGGCCTCGCCGGTGGCCTCGTTGGTGGTGCTGCCCACCTTGAGGGCCGTCTCGTACTTGTGCTTCAGGCGCTTGCCCACCTCGTGGAAAGGCGCGAGCTGCCGCCAGCACGTCCGCACGGTGCACGAGCCGGACACGCCATGGCACTTGCACGTGGTCTCCACCCCAGCCTTGATCACCTGGCGAGAGAGAGGGGGGCCGGCGTGAGGGCCACCCTGAGCAGACTGGAGACCACCCCCAAGACAACTCTCAGAGGGGCTGCAGGGATGTCTGGCAGACTTCATGGCCCAGTGGGTCACCACTGTTTATCACCCAGGCTTCCTGGCTCCCACCAACAGCCCGTCTTCTCCGAGCCATGGATCACCCAGGACAGAAATGCCACAGCCAGCACCACAACttcagagaagccaccacagctcCCTGAATCTGCCTCCTGCACCACCAAGGTGCCCCCTTCCCGTTCTCCACATCCCAGGATGTCCCCTGCCAGGGCAGGGCACACCTCCCCACGAGCCCTTCTGTCAGTGCTCCCCAGGATCACACAGTCTGTTCTCAGCAGTCTGTTCCTCGAAAATTTAAGGACAAGCAAGTCAGCGTGCCTAGTGGACAGAACTGGCCACCAGAGTGTACGTTCTGAGTTGACCATGTCTCTGCCTGGGCATAGGGACCAGATGCTACCGCGTGTGCAGGCACCAACTTCCACCCTGCCAAGGGTAACTTGGAAAGAGGGAGAAAGCCTCCAGCGAGGAGCAGACAGGAGAGGGCTGcgcccacccccacacacaggcAGGGGCAGGCATGGCCCAGCACCAACCTTCTGCTCTGCATCTGAGAGGCTGCCGAAGACTCAGGCCGGCCCTTCCCCTCGCAGGACTTGGGTCCCACATGCAAAGCCATGGAGTCAGGCCAGCTGTCCCACAGGGCCTCCCGCCTGACTTCCCACACTGGGGTCCCAGGAGAGACGtggggaagagaatggcaagGAAAGGGGAGGTTCCCCTCCCAGTGGGCCCCAAGCCAGGCCCAAGCTCCCACACAGCCCCCAGGGAGAGCCAACTCAAGGGGGATTAAGAAACATAGCTGCCCTCCAGCCAGGCAACAGAAGAGTCACATTTAATGATACTTTGCTGAGAAACCCGgacaaatttaattaaaatgtggCTTACCCAGGACCAGTGGAGCTAATGGAGCACTTTCATATTCTGACTTTTCATTAATAGCTTACAAAAGGGCGAgtgcagaggaaaagaaagggccTCCCCTGGGGGATTTAATCAGCCTGCACCCCTCCCCAGAGGGTGGAAGGACAGGCAGAGCTCCTGTGGCAAAGGGGGAAATTGATTCTTTAATAAGCCCATACCTCAGAACCCTGGCTTCTCAATAAAGAGGGGCTCAGAATGGGACTGGTATTAATTACCTCATCAcccccctccagcccccaggctGGGACTCCAAATCCCAAGGGCTGCCCCACAAGCACGCAGATCCCACTCCCGCCCCTGACGGCCCCACAGCTCAGGCTGAGCCTTGGGAGGCATTCGATTGTCCAGGCTGTGCAGGGGCTAAGAGGGTGGGGTGCTCTGTGCACAGTGTAGGTGGTGGGGCCCgatgcctcctccagggtgtGGAGCTGAGGGGCTTCCGGGGGGCGGGTTGGGGTAGAGAGTGGCTGCCTACAGCAAGAGAGCTGCAACAGTCCTTTCCAGCTTGAGTCTTCTGTTTTGAGTTTCCTCAGAACAGCCCTGGCCACAGACAGGGCCCCTGAGGCAGAAGCACCTCCCCAGCTTGGGCCAGCCACACCCCGAGCATTTCCCCAGAACCCCTGAACCACACACTAACTCTGCCATTCCCCTAGGTCCCTGGTGATAGGACCACCCACTCCTCAGCCCCAACAGGTAGGGTCTAGTCCATTCTCCACCTGGTTAGATGGTGCCCAGTAGACAAGACTCTCCTTGCGGACTTGACCACCCAGGacacccctccctgctccccagccaGCAGCAAGTAGGACTTCTGGCTCTACCCAACCATGCAAGACCGTGGGGCACCCCCCCCACAGAGCTCCCCATGACAACTAGTACCCTGCCCATTGGGTAAGTAATGAGCCTGATAAGCAGAAGGGCTGAAGGCCCCGGCTGCCCCAGTGGCTGGGACAGACACACCATGGCAGCCACCTGCACCTCCTCTCAGACCCCCAGCCCTCTCCTGGACCGGAGCCCCTTAAACATACATGCACCCTGCCCACCCCCTACCCTTTCCCACTCTGTGCCCCAGCCAATGCTAACTGCACCCACACCATCTCATGCCCTGTCCCGTGCCCCCCGATCCTGCACCCTTTcccgcccccaggccccgcccgGCTTGCCTTCACACCCACGAGGTTGTTGTGGAAGTCCACGCGGGCTCGCAGATCCTTGCTAGACCGCCGGCCCAGGAACTCCTTGACGAACTTGCTGCTGTACTTGAGGTTGTCTCCGCAGCCGCCCCACTGCCAGGCCTCCCGGTTCTCCAAGTCAGGCGCCTCATCGCAAGTGCAGCGTTCCATGCGGCCTGCGCTGCAAGCCTTGGCCAGTGCGTGCGTCAGGCCAGCGGAGGAGATGGCGTAAAGGAAGGCTGTCTCCTTGAAGCCTGGGGGTGAGGGCAGGGGCGGGTCAGTGGGCCAGAGCGGCCCCCATCTCCCTCGGGTGCAGCCAAACCATGGTCTCCCAACATGCACACTCCACATAGAGCAGGGTCTGTGGGAAGGATCCTCCATGGCGTGGTTCACGGGGAACCTGGGCGGACATGTGCTCCTGGGGTTAGGAGGTGCCCTCTCATGCCCCAGACACAGAACTGCTCAGGGGCAGAGAACCCCGAGTGAAGTGCAGCCACAGCAGTGCCCAGAACTCAGAGACCCCATCCCTTTGGGTCTCGAACCTACTAGACTGGCCATGGGCCTCGATAAGCCTTGCCATGCCCTGCGCCTCAGGTCCCTAGTTTTTAAACAAAGCTGTTGAGAGATTCAGATGAGAGTCCCCCCTTGGCACCCTCATCTGGAAGGAGACACAAAAGAGGAACTCCATGCTAAGAACTGGAGCACCAGCTAGACCCCCGGCCCTGCGTGCAGGCACTGGGCCTCAGTCCCTGCCATGTGGCAAGAGCCGTCAGAGCTGCCCTGGGCCCTGTCACACCTGTCCACATGCACCTTGTACCACCAGCAACTGTTCCACGCAGGTGTGAGGGGGACCAGGcatgggggagagggcaggagaagcagggggGCTGCGGGTTCAAGTCCCATCCACCGCCCAGCCACCTGGAACTTGGCTGAGTGACGCACGGGGCCCCCCCGGGGCTGGAGGTCCCGCCTCCTGGCTCCCACCCAGGGTCCTGGTACACTCACCTCGCTTGAGGAGGCTGGCCCGGTAGCGGCCCTCCAAGGTGCAGTTCCAGCGCTCAAAGCGGAACTGGTACTGGCACTCGAGGGCACTCATGCTGACCGCCTCCACCAGCGTCTCGGCCACACCGGGGTCCCGGCGGCACATGCGCCGCTGCTTGCGCTCCAGCTTCAGCCGGTCACAGGCCTTGTAGTGGGCCTGGGCAACTGCTTCTGGCTCCAGGGTCAGCGGGAGGATGGTCAGGGGCTCACTGCCCGTCAGCCTGGGCACACAGAGGCCAAAATGAGCCCTGCTCCAGAGGAGGGAAGCCGGCACTGGGTGAGCTGCTGCAGACGCTGGGGCAGCAGCAGAACCTGACGGCTGTTAAGCACGGTGGCAGCATAACAGGAGCCCCGGTGGGCCCCCCTGGAGGGCAAGAAGGGCAGCGAGCCCAGGGACAGGCTGTCCACAGAGAACCAGCAGGGCGGGGGGCGAGCCCCGAGGACCCCTGCCCACCAGGCATCGTCTCTGCATCCGCTTGCCCCTGCATCACTCACACCCTGCCCTGCCAATGGCTTAGGGACCCCTGCCTAGCCACCAGTGTGCACTGGGTTCTCTCGGGCTGCCCCAGGAGCAGACCCCAGGCACCCACATGGCTGCTGACCCCTCCCCAGCAACTCTTGTCAGAAAGTAACACCCCAGCTGGCACCAGCCTCCCACCCAGGTCTGATGGCAGGGGAAGGGACAGAGGGCtagaaactcacacacacacctgggagGGCTGCCCAGCCCAGGGCACTGGCCAGAGGCACAGACAGCCAAGGCAGTGAGGGGCCACGGAAGTCACAGACTGCGTGAGATGGACATCTGCCACACCCTCCGTCACCCACTCCCATGTCTGCTTCGCAGCTTGCTCCAGGCCTCCAGGCTCGGCCACCTCCAGCTAGGGGTGCCCCCCACCAGCCCTGCAGACCCTTGGGGAGGCCCTGCTCCTTCTCTGTCCCCCTGCAGCCTGTGCAGGTGGCCCCCATGGTTCCAGCCGAGTCTCCTGGAACACGTGCACCAGAAGGGGCTCCCAGCCCAGGACCCGAGCGGCGCTCAGGAGGCCCCCAGCCCAGGACCCGAGCGGCACTCGGGAGGTTGCTGGTTTGGGGCACCTCCATCCCCCTTCCTGGCTGAGCCAAGGCCGGAGCCATTCTCTGCTGTCTGGCCTTCCAGCCCTAACTCCTTACCACCAGCTCCATCCAGGGACTGACTGGCCCTGGCCTTTTGCCTGTTCTGTGC
The DNA window shown above is from Bos indicus x Bos taurus breed Angus x Brahman F1 hybrid chromosome 7, Bos_hybrid_MaternalHap_v2.0, whole genome shotgun sequence and carries:
- the WNT9A gene encoding protein Wnt-9a — protein: MLDGPLLARWLAAAFALTLLLAALRPSAAYFGLTGSEPLTILPLTLEPEAVAQAHYKACDRLKLERKQRRMCRRDPGVAETLVEAVSMSALECQYQFRFERWNCTLEGRYRASLLKRGFKETAFLYAISSAGLTHALAKACSAGRMERCTCDEAPDLENREAWQWGGCGDNLKYSSKFVKEFLGRRSSKDLRARVDFHNNLVGVKVIKAGVETTCKCHGVSGSCTVRTCWRQLAPFHEVGKRLKHKYETALKVGSTTNEATGEAGAISPPRGRAAGAGGGDPLPRTPELVHLDDSPSFCVAGRFSPGTAGRRCHREKNCESICCGRGHNTQSRVVTRPCQCQVRWCCYVECRQCTQREEVYTCKG